One genomic segment of Coffea arabica cultivar ET-39 chromosome 6e, Coffea Arabica ET-39 HiFi, whole genome shotgun sequence includes these proteins:
- the LOC113694891 gene encoding serine/arginine-rich splicing factor RS2Z33 isoform X2: protein MVLMNFHSVRTQDLLGLTPEIAVGRFLLLVQLKMPRYDDRYGNTTRLYVGHLSSRTRSRDLEHLFSRYGRVRDVDMKQDFAFVDFSDPRDADDAIYSLNGREVDGRRIIVELAKGVPRGPGGVREYLGRGPPPGSGRCFNCGLDGHWARDCKAGDWKNKCYRCGERGHIERNCKNSPKKLSYSRSPVRSRTPRRGKGRSPSYSRSRSYSRSRSPPVRGRVLEREDRRSRSPYSSPDLKKAPSRSRKRSLTPDEADMRARESPLIEKERLVNKQDENSQSPIERSKSPVGYDRRYDNSPVEANGHSRSPSLRDERSPVGDNDEQNSPRGSESP, encoded by the exons TGCAGTTGAAAATGCCTCGTTACGATGATCGATATGGGAATACCACTCGTCTCTATGTCGGTCACCTGTCTTCAAGGACTCGTTCTCGAGACTTGGAGCATCTCTTCAGCAGATATGGGag AGTACGAGACGTGGATATGAAGCAAGACTTTGCTTTTGTG GATTTTAGTGATCCAAGGGATGCTGATGATGCAATATATAGTTTAAACGGTCGAGAAGTTGATGGGCGGCGTATCATAGTCGAACTTGCAAAAGGA GTGCCGCGTGGTCCTGGTGGTGTTCGTGAATATCTTGGCAGAGGTCCTCCTCCTGGGTCTGGACGCTGCTTCAATTGTGGTCTTGATGGTCACTGGGCCAGAGATTGCAAAGCTGGCGACTGGAAGAACAAGTGTTATCGCTGTGGGGAAAGAGGTCATATAGAAAGAAACTGCAAGAATAGTCCTAAGAAGCTGAG TTATTCAAGATCACCAGTGAGATCACGAACTCCTCGCCGTGGCAAAGGTCGCAGTCCAAGCTATAGCCGCAGTCGCAGCTACAG CCGGTCAAGATCACCTCCAGTTAGAGGGCGAGTTCTTGAGCGTGAGGATCGGAGATCTAGATCTCCATACAGTAGCCCTGATCTTAAGAAGGCTCCTTCCAGATCAAGGAAGCGTAGCTTAACACCTGATGAAGCCGATATGAGGGCTAGAGAGAGTCCTCTTATTGAGAAAGAGAGATTGGTGAACAAGCAAGATGAGAACAGTCAAAGCCCTATTGAAAGGAGCAAAAGCCCTGTGGGCTATGATAGGAGGTATGATAATAGCCCTGTTGAAGCAAATGGTCACAGCCGCAGCCCTAGCCTGAGGGATGAGAGGAGCCCTGTTGGTGATAATGATGAACAAAACAGTCCAAGAGGCAGCGAGTCACCATGA
- the LOC113694891 gene encoding serine/arginine-rich splicing factor RS2Z33 isoform X1 — translation MVLMNFHSVRTQDLLGLTPEIAVGRFLLLVQLKMPRYDDRYGNTTRLYVGHLSSRTRSRDLEHLFSRYGRVRDVDMKQDFAFVDFSDPRDADDAIYSLNGREVDGRRIIVELAKGVPRGPGGVREYLGRGPPPGSGRCFNCGLDGHWARDCKAGDWKNKCYRCGERGHIERNCKNSPKKLRRGRSYSRSPVRSRTPRRGKGRSPSYSRSRSYSRSRSPPVRGRVLEREDRRSRSPYSSPDLKKAPSRSRKRSLTPDEADMRARESPLIEKERLVNKQDENSQSPIERSKSPVGYDRRYDNSPVEANGHSRSPSLRDERSPVGDNDEQNSPRGSESP, via the exons TGCAGTTGAAAATGCCTCGTTACGATGATCGATATGGGAATACCACTCGTCTCTATGTCGGTCACCTGTCTTCAAGGACTCGTTCTCGAGACTTGGAGCATCTCTTCAGCAGATATGGGag AGTACGAGACGTGGATATGAAGCAAGACTTTGCTTTTGTG GATTTTAGTGATCCAAGGGATGCTGATGATGCAATATATAGTTTAAACGGTCGAGAAGTTGATGGGCGGCGTATCATAGTCGAACTTGCAAAAGGA GTGCCGCGTGGTCCTGGTGGTGTTCGTGAATATCTTGGCAGAGGTCCTCCTCCTGGGTCTGGACGCTGCTTCAATTGTGGTCTTGATGGTCACTGGGCCAGAGATTGCAAAGCTGGCGACTGGAAGAACAAGTGTTATCGCTGTGGGGAAAGAGGTCATATAGAAAGAAACTGCAAGAATAGTCCTAAGAAGCTGAG ACGTGGTCGTAGTTATTCAAGATCACCAGTGAGATCACGAACTCCTCGCCGTGGCAAAGGTCGCAGTCCAAGCTATAGCCGCAGTCGCAGCTACAG CCGGTCAAGATCACCTCCAGTTAGAGGGCGAGTTCTTGAGCGTGAGGATCGGAGATCTAGATCTCCATACAGTAGCCCTGATCTTAAGAAGGCTCCTTCCAGATCAAGGAAGCGTAGCTTAACACCTGATGAAGCCGATATGAGGGCTAGAGAGAGTCCTCTTATTGAGAAAGAGAGATTGGTGAACAAGCAAGATGAGAACAGTCAAAGCCCTATTGAAAGGAGCAAAAGCCCTGTGGGCTATGATAGGAGGTATGATAATAGCCCTGTTGAAGCAAATGGTCACAGCCGCAGCCCTAGCCTGAGGGATGAGAGGAGCCCTGTTGGTGATAATGATGAACAAAACAGTCCAAGAGGCAGCGAGTCACCATGA
- the LOC113694891 gene encoding serine/arginine-rich splicing factor RS2Z33 isoform X3, with product MPRYDDRYGNTTRLYVGHLSSRTRSRDLEHLFSRYGRVRDVDMKQDFAFVDFSDPRDADDAIYSLNGREVDGRRIIVELAKGVPRGPGGVREYLGRGPPPGSGRCFNCGLDGHWARDCKAGDWKNKCYRCGERGHIERNCKNSPKKLRRGRSYSRSPVRSRTPRRGKGRSPSYSRSRSYSRSRSPPVRGRVLEREDRRSRSPYSSPDLKKAPSRSRKRSLTPDEADMRARESPLIEKERLVNKQDENSQSPIERSKSPVGYDRRYDNSPVEANGHSRSPSLRDERSPVGDNDEQNSPRGSESP from the exons ATGCCTCGTTACGATGATCGATATGGGAATACCACTCGTCTCTATGTCGGTCACCTGTCTTCAAGGACTCGTTCTCGAGACTTGGAGCATCTCTTCAGCAGATATGGGag AGTACGAGACGTGGATATGAAGCAAGACTTTGCTTTTGTG GATTTTAGTGATCCAAGGGATGCTGATGATGCAATATATAGTTTAAACGGTCGAGAAGTTGATGGGCGGCGTATCATAGTCGAACTTGCAAAAGGA GTGCCGCGTGGTCCTGGTGGTGTTCGTGAATATCTTGGCAGAGGTCCTCCTCCTGGGTCTGGACGCTGCTTCAATTGTGGTCTTGATGGTCACTGGGCCAGAGATTGCAAAGCTGGCGACTGGAAGAACAAGTGTTATCGCTGTGGGGAAAGAGGTCATATAGAAAGAAACTGCAAGAATAGTCCTAAGAAGCTGAG ACGTGGTCGTAGTTATTCAAGATCACCAGTGAGATCACGAACTCCTCGCCGTGGCAAAGGTCGCAGTCCAAGCTATAGCCGCAGTCGCAGCTACAG CCGGTCAAGATCACCTCCAGTTAGAGGGCGAGTTCTTGAGCGTGAGGATCGGAGATCTAGATCTCCATACAGTAGCCCTGATCTTAAGAAGGCTCCTTCCAGATCAAGGAAGCGTAGCTTAACACCTGATGAAGCCGATATGAGGGCTAGAGAGAGTCCTCTTATTGAGAAAGAGAGATTGGTGAACAAGCAAGATGAGAACAGTCAAAGCCCTATTGAAAGGAGCAAAAGCCCTGTGGGCTATGATAGGAGGTATGATAATAGCCCTGTTGAAGCAAATGGTCACAGCCGCAGCCCTAGCCTGAGGGATGAGAGGAGCCCTGTTGGTGATAATGATGAACAAAACAGTCCAAGAGGCAGCGAGTCACCATGA
- the LOC140003749 gene encoding uncharacterized protein, with amino-acid sequence MSRTGMVALPSFNAVRSADNKPRLKPETETQKFINRGQKPAESIDISATNSSNLGLGLGFGNKKREPLWQCIQNCGACCKLNKGPTFPSPEEIFDDPSDIQQYKSLIGPDGWCIHYEKTTRKCSIYADRPYFCRVEPDIFQTLYGIDKKKFNKEACSCCIDTIKAIYGSKSEELNNFKHAIWETSS; translated from the exons ATGTCGCGCACTGGCATGGTGGCTCTCCCGTCTTTCAACGCCGTCCGGTCGGCGGACAATAAGCCACGCCTGAAGCCAGAAACTGAGACCCAGAAATTCATTAACCGCGGCCAGAAACCCGCCGAATCCATTGATATTTCTGCTACAAACAGCAGCAACCTCGGTCTCGGGCTCGGGTTCGGTAACAAAAAGAGAGAACCCCTCTGGCAATGTATCCAGAATTGCGGTGCTTGCTGCAAGCTCAATAAAGGTCCGACTTTCCCCTCCCCTGAGGAGATTTTTGATGACCCTTCCGACATTCAG CAATATAAGAGCTTGATAGGACCAGATGGCTGGTGCATACATTACGAGAAGACTACAAGAAAGTGTTCCATTTATGCCG ACCGTCCTTACTTTTGTCGGGTGGAGCCTGATATTTTCCAGACATTATACGGAATTGACAAGAAAAAGTTCAATAAGGAGGCTTGCAG TTGCTGCATAGACACAATTAAAGCTATATATGGATCAAAGTCGGAGGAGCTGAATAATTTCAAACATGCCATATGGGAGACGAGCTCATAG
- the LOC113694989 gene encoding uncharacterized protein isoform X2: MHLRLNRFRAHFTVVLLCSIFLLIWFPEFIAGAVVTLDSIEIYQTHELLKEPTVYFQCKGENKTFLPDVKKKNVLYSFKGEESWQPLTELTEKKCKRCGVYEHDSFTSNDVFDEWEFCASDFTRSDGKYVHMKEKEFNATFLCPECVPLGNASEHSSAAHNREKGMHWVLVVLISASVGVVAILAMVAAYKYWQKRRKQQEQARFLKLFEEGDEIEDELGIGPLSHVI, translated from the exons ATGCATCTTCGATTAAATCGTTTTAGGGCTCATTTCACCGTCGTCCTCCTTTGCTCTATATTTCTTCTGATTTGGTTTCCAG AGTTTATAGCAGGCGCAGTCGTTACACTTGATTCCATTGAGATATACCAAACCCATGAGTTACTCAAGGAACCTACTGTTTACTTCCAATGTAAGGGAGAGAACAAGACATTTTTGCCTGATGTCAAGAAAAAGAATGTCTTATATTCCTTCAAAGGCGAGGAATCTTGGCAG CCTTTAACAGAACTTACggagaaaaaatgcaaacgGTGTGGGGTTTATGAGCATGACAGCTTTACATCAAATGACGTATTTGATGAATGGGAGTTCTGTGCTTCTGATTTTACAAGATCTGACGGTAAATATGTTCATATGAAAGAGAAGGAATTCAATGCTACTTTCTTGTGCCCAGAATGCGTTCCCCTTGGAAATG CTTCAGAACATTCCTCTGCAGCACATAACAGGGAGAAGGGAATGCACTGGGTACTTGTAGTTTTGATCAGTGCTTCAGTTGGAGTGGTAGCGATTCTTGCAATGGTAGCTGCATACAAGTATTGGCAAAAGAGAAGGAAGCAGCAAGAGCAGGCTCGGTTCCTCAAACTGTTTGAGGAGGGCGATGAAATTGAGGATGAATTGGGTATTGGTCCTCTTAGCCAtgtaatataa
- the LOC113694989 gene encoding uncharacterized protein isoform X1, with translation MHLRLNRFRAHFTVVLLCSIFLLIWFPEFIAGAVVTLDSIEIYQTHELLKEPTVYFQCKGENKTFLPDVKKKNVLYSFKGEESWQPLTELTEKKCKRCGVYEHDSFTSNDVFDEWEFCASDFTRSDGKYVHMKEKEFNATFLCPECVPLGNGCGKEKLISWTWSGHYGMFVIASSWKRYDSLWTSEHSSAAHNREKGMHWVLVVLISASVGVVAILAMVAAYKYWQKRRKQQEQARFLKLFEEGDEIEDELGIGPLSHVI, from the exons ATGCATCTTCGATTAAATCGTTTTAGGGCTCATTTCACCGTCGTCCTCCTTTGCTCTATATTTCTTCTGATTTGGTTTCCAG AGTTTATAGCAGGCGCAGTCGTTACACTTGATTCCATTGAGATATACCAAACCCATGAGTTACTCAAGGAACCTACTGTTTACTTCCAATGTAAGGGAGAGAACAAGACATTTTTGCCTGATGTCAAGAAAAAGAATGTCTTATATTCCTTCAAAGGCGAGGAATCTTGGCAG CCTTTAACAGAACTTACggagaaaaaatgcaaacgGTGTGGGGTTTATGAGCATGACAGCTTTACATCAAATGACGTATTTGATGAATGGGAGTTCTGTGCTTCTGATTTTACAAGATCTGACGGTAAATATGTTCATATGAAAGAGAAGGAATTCAATGCTACTTTCTTGTGCCCAGAATGCGTTCCCCTTGGAAATG GTTGTGGGAAGGAGAAATTGATATCTTGGACTTGGAGTGGTCATTATGGAATGTTTGTGATAGCCTCTTCATGGAAAAGATATGACTCGTTATGGA CTTCAGAACATTCCTCTGCAGCACATAACAGGGAGAAGGGAATGCACTGGGTACTTGTAGTTTTGATCAGTGCTTCAGTTGGAGTGGTAGCGATTCTTGCAATGGTAGCTGCATACAAGTATTGGCAAAAGAGAAGGAAGCAGCAAGAGCAGGCTCGGTTCCTCAAACTGTTTGAGGAGGGCGATGAAATTGAGGATGAATTGGGTATTGGTCCTCTTAGCCAtgtaatataa
- the LOC113694757 gene encoding protein ALUMINUM SENSITIVE 3: MDWEWLKEFARGMIKPVAALAVVLMAMLLSYLQRLGLEGEMIYSIFRSFLQLSIIGFVLQFIFNQSSSIWIVVAYLFMVSVAGYTAGQRAKHVPRGKYVAGASILAGTAVTMFLLILLNVFPFTPRYIIPVAGMMVGNAMTVTGVTMKRLRDDIKIQITLVETALALGATPRQATMQQVKRSLVIALSPVLDNAKTVGLISLPGAMTGLIMGGASPLEAIQLQIVVMNMLIGASTVSSIMSTYMSWPSFFTKAYQLQTKVFISD, translated from the exons ATGGACTGGGAATGGCTGAAGGAGTTCGCAAGGGGTATGATCAAACCAGTTGCCGCTCTGGCCGTGGTGCTGATGGCCATGCTCTTGTCCTATTTGCAGAGGCTGGGATTGGAGGGAGAAATGATTTATTCAATCTTCAGGTCTTTTCTTCAGCTATCCATCATTGGCTTTGTTCTTCAGTTCATCTTCAATCAGAGCAGCAGCATCTGGATTGTTGTCGCCTATCTTTTCATG GTATCTGTTGCTGGTTACACTGCTGGTCAGCGGGCTAAACATGTACCCCGTGGCAAGTACGTGGCAGGAGCGTCCATCTTAGCAGGAACAGCTGTGACAATGTTCTTACTGATTCTGTTGAATGTTTTCCCTTTCACCCCACGGTATATCATCCCTGTTGCAGGAATGATGGTTGGCAATGCCATGACTGTCACTGGGGTTACGATGAAAAGACTCCGGGATGACATCAAGATACAAATTACCTTG GTGGAGACAGCATTGGCACTTGGGGCTACTCCCCGTCAGGCGACAATGCAGCAGGTGAAAAGGTCCCTGGTTATTGCCCTTTCTCCAGTGTTAGACAATGCCAAGACTGTAGGTCTTATATCCCTTCCTGGTGCTATGACTGGTCTTATTATGGGAGGAGCTTCACCCTTGGAGGCTATTCAACTGCAGATTGTGGTCATGAACATGCTTATTGGAGCTTCCACTGTTAGCAGTATCATGTCAACCTACATGAGTTGGCCCTCTTTCTTTACAAAAGCTTATCAACTACAGACCAAGGTTTTCATTTCAGATTGA